A window of Paenibacillus sp. 19GGS1-52 contains these coding sequences:
- a CDS encoding ThuA domain-containing protein has product MRKALIVWGGWDGHEPEQVAGVFAELLREEQFEVEVSNTLEAFADADKLLGLDLIVPVWTMGEISQQFVDNVSTAVQNGTGLAGCHGGMCDSFRKNTDWQFMTGGQWVAHPGNDGVNYAIQFPQSSSPLVAGMEDFNVSSEQYYLHVDPAVEVLATTRFPVVDGPHSLNKAVDMPVAWTKRWGLGRVYYNSLGHHADIVEQPQVKEMMRRGLLWAAEGKQNAALSQTDVAKIGNSYSGMADSQ; this is encoded by the coding sequence ATGAGAAAAGCATTGATCGTATGGGGCGGTTGGGACGGACATGAACCGGAGCAGGTCGCCGGAGTATTCGCTGAGCTGTTGCGGGAAGAGCAGTTTGAAGTTGAGGTATCCAATACGCTGGAGGCTTTTGCAGATGCTGACAAGCTGCTCGGTCTGGATCTAATTGTTCCCGTCTGGACGATGGGAGAAATTTCCCAGCAATTTGTTGATAACGTATCCACTGCTGTGCAGAATGGTACCGGACTTGCGGGTTGTCATGGCGGGATGTGTGATTCATTCCGTAAGAATACGGATTGGCAGTTTATGACGGGCGGACAATGGGTAGCACATCCTGGCAATGATGGAGTGAACTACGCGATACAATTTCCTCAGAGCTCCAGTCCGCTGGTAGCAGGCATGGAGGATTTCAATGTTTCGTCTGAGCAATATTATCTGCATGTTGATCCTGCGGTAGAAGTGCTTGCAACCACCCGTTTCCCTGTAGTAGACGGACCTCATTCGCTCAACAAAGCAGTAGATATGCCTGTAGCCTGGACCAAACGCTGGGGATTGGGCCGAGTATATTACAATTCATTAGGTCATCATGCTGACATTGTTGAGCAGCCCCAGGTGAAGGAAATGATGCGCAGAGGACTGCTCTGGGCTGCAGAAGGTAAACAGAATGCTGCGTTGAGTCAAACGGATGTTGCGAAGATTGGTAATAGTTATAGCGGTATGGCAGACAGTCAATAA